The following coding sequences lie in one Oryza brachyantha chromosome 10, ObraRS2, whole genome shotgun sequence genomic window:
- the LOC102714410 gene encoding cortical cell-delineating protein-like: MASTKAAPLLALSLLLLAVAAVHGCEPHCSGGRPVIPTPPVVPTPSYHRHGRCPIDALKLRVCANVLGLVGVKIGAGPDDCCPLLDGLVDLDAAVCLCTAIKANVLGLNLNVPVDLSLILNHCGKICPSDFTC; this comes from the coding sequence ATGGCATCCACCAAGGCTGCTCCTCTCCTTGCCctcagcctcctcctcttggCCGTCGCCGCGGTGCATGGCTGTGAGCCCCACTGCTCCGGCGGTCGGCCGGTCATCCCGACGCCGCCCGTGGTGCCGACGCCGTCGTACCACCGCCATGGCCGCTGCCCGATCGACGCTCTGAAGCTGCGGGTGTGCGCCAACGTGCTGGGGTTGGTCGGCGTGAAGATCGGGGCCGGCCCCGACGACTGCTGCCCGCTGCTCGACGGGCTCGTCGacctcgacgccgccgtctgccTCTGCACCGCCATCAAGGCCAACGTGCTGGGGCTCAACCTCAACGTCCCCGTCGATCTCAGCCTCATCCTCAACCACTGCGGCAAGATCTGCCCATCTGACTTCACATGCTAG
- the LOC102703617 gene encoding cortical cell-delineating protein-like → MASTKVAPLLALSILLLAVAVHGCEPHCSGGGRPVIPTPPVVPTPSYHRHGRCPIDALKLRVCANVLGLVGVKIGAGPDDCCPLLDGLVDLDAAVCLCTAIKANVLGLNLNVPVDLSLILNHCGKICPSDFTC, encoded by the coding sequence ATGGCATCCACCAAGGTCGCTCCTCTTCTTGCACTGAGCattctcctcctcgccgtcgccgtgcatGGCTGTGAGCCCCACTgctccggcggcggtcggccggtcATCCCGACGCCGCCCGTGGTGCCGACGCCGTCGTACCACCGCCATGGCCGCTGCCCGATCGACGCTCTGAAGCTGCGGGTGTGCGCCAACGTGCTGGGGTTGGTCGGCGTGAAGATCGGGGCCGGCCCCGACGACTGCTGCCCGCTGCTCGACGGGCTCGTCGacctcgacgccgccgtctgccTCTGCACCGCCATCAAGGCCAACGTGCTGGGCCTCAACCTCAACGTCCCCGTCGACCTCAGCCTCATCCTCAACCACTGCGGCAAGATCTGCCCATCCGACTTCACCTGCTAA